One window from the genome of Populus alba chromosome 15, ASM523922v2, whole genome shotgun sequence encodes:
- the LOC118056236 gene encoding large ribosomal subunit protein eL24 — MVLKTELCRFSGAKIYPGKGIRFIRSDSQVFLFANSKCKRYFHNRLKPSKLTWTAMYRKQHKKDIAAETIKKRRRTTKKPYSRSIVGATLEVIQKKRTEKPEVRDAAREAALREIKERIKKTKDEKKAKKAEVTAKAQKSSKGSLPKGAAPKGPKLGGGGGKR, encoded by the exons ATGGTTCTCAA GACTGAACTCTGCCGCTTCAGCGGGGCGAAGATATATCCCGGCAAGGGTATCAGATTTATTCGCTCAGATTCCCAG GTGTTCCTCTTTGCTAATTCTAAATGCAAGAGGTACTTCCACAACAGGCTGAAGCCCTCAAAGCTAACTTGGACAGCTATGTACAGGAAGCAGCACAAGAAG GACATTGCTGCTGAAACTATTAAGAAGAGGCGTCGCACTACAAAAAAACCTTACTCAAGGTCCATTGTAGGTGCTACTTTGGAGGTCATACAGAAGAAGCGAACTGAGAAACCTGAAGTCCGTGATGCTGCAAGAGAGGCTGCACTCCG TGAAATTAAGGAAAGgattaagaaaacaaaggaTGAGAAAAAAGCCAAGAAGGCTGAGGTAACGGCCAAGGCACAAAAGAGCAGCAAAGGTAGCCTGCCAAAGGGTGCTGCACCAAAGGGCCCCAAGCTTGGCGGGGGTGGAGGAAAGCGTTGA